Genomic DNA from Pirellulales bacterium:
TCGCGCGCAGCGATCCGGAGATGCGACGGTGAATGGCCATGCGCATGTACGGCTCGAAAGAAATGAACATTTGCTCAACGGCCCGCTCGTCACCGGCATTGAATCGAATGAGAAGCGCTTCGAGAGATTCGTTCATCATTCGCTCGTAAGCGGCTGCAACCGCTCGAAAATCCAACTCGATGACGGCTCGTCGTCCGGCTGGATCGCCTCTCGAACGTTGCGGCGCCGCAGATAAATGGCGGCGCCCGCGCCGAGAGCCACGGCAGCAGCCATCTCCGCGAGATGAACATCGGTAAGCCAATGCGACAATCCGGCGCCCAGCAGTTCCATCTCGCTCATCACGGTCTGCAGCGCTTGCTCGACCCCTCTCAAGTCAAGCGGCACCTCGGCGAGCGACAGCTTGGCGGAGCGAAGATTGGCGAGATTGGCCAGCGAACCATTCGCCGGCGTCGGCGCAAGGACCGATATCGACCGATCGTTCCCCGTCGCCAATTTTGAGCCGTTTCGCGCGTGCGTCCCAAAGGGGAGACTGGTGTGCGTCCAGGGCGGAACCGATTGATCGGTCAAATTGCCCGCCGACAATGTAGTCGACACTTGAGTTGCGTGGACGGCAGTTGCGGCAACTTGAATCGAAGATGTCGCCGGCGGCGCAAACTTCACCGACGGGGCCGCAACGGCGGCGCTCACCGCGTCGGCCATCGGTTGATGTTGTGCAGCCGCGACTGTGGACTGATTCGAGATCGCCGCTGCTGGCAGCTCCGCGATCACCGGCGGCATCGCAACGGTGCCCCCGTCCTGGTATGGTCCCATCGGATGCATCGCCGGCGGCGCGTCTGGCGGCGTGGCATACGATGACGGTGCATATTCCGGCGGAGAAGCGAACGCATTATGCGCGCTGACCGGGCTAGATACGAACAGCGAATCCGTGACGACAAGAGTCACCGACCACTCGCTTCCAGAATTGACAAAAACCCGGCCCTCAGCAGGCGCTTCGAAATATGCAAACACTCCACTGCGCGACCCGTAAAAATCCCCTTCCGTTTTCGGGGGGGGCAACGGACTGGCGTCCACGCCGCCGGCCCAAGTCGGTTCGAATTTCGGGATGCCGCTCGCATCGTTGAAACTATTCGCCGAATAACCAAATGAATTGGGACTTGAATCGGGCAGCCGTGACAAATGGGGCATCCCAACGTTCTGATAACCATTCTGATAATCAGTCGCGATGCCGCTTAGTCGCGGATCGCCCATTCCGGCGCGCGGGCCAGTGACAAACGCTCCAGAATCGCGGTAGCCATTGGAGTAGCCATTTGATTCGTTCACCGGCGGCGGAGCGCCGAGCACGGTCTGCGGCGGACCGGCGCTTAGAACACAACGCGATTCAAGAAGTTCGACGGTGCGCAGAGTTCGCTTGCGGCGTGCGCGACCGTTGATTGAGCGATCTCGGCCTCTCCTCATGTCAGTAATCCTTTAGATGAGGTTTCTGCGATCAACTCAGCGAAAGAAGGCTCGGGTTTCGCGTGACCAACACTTAGTTTACTTGAGTGTCAAAACGTGTCAAGCAAACTGTTGCACGCAATCCGCAAGCACGCGCGAAAGCGATTGGAGCTAGCAGGGATCCCTCGCGTAAGCGTTTTTTTTCGGAATTAGCGCGCGCTCCGCCGACTGCATTCCGTTCTTATTCATAGGGACACGTAGACCCGTTTTTTCGGGCTACGATCGTCAGGACATTTTTTGGCAGCATGGGATTGACTGTTTGGACGTCCCCCCCGAAGAATAAACAGAACACGTCGGGGCCGTGCCTCCACCGGTTTGCCGAGCCAAAAAAGCGATGACCGGACTCTTCGCACGGATTGTCAGACGTTTTCACCTGGAACGACATCAATGATGCCAACGGGAAGATCACGCGCCACCACCCCGGCCAAGCGTCGCCGGGCAGACCGAAAGCTTAAGACAAGTCATCGCTCGAAGATCGGGCGCGTCCTGCAGTTGGAAGCCCTCGAACCGCGGCAGCTTCTCACCGCGAGCGGGTTCAAGCCGGACCATTTTTACATTCCGCTGGCGGGGACATCGACCAGCAGCGGCTACACGCCGGCCCAAATCCGCACCGCTTACGGCTTTAACAGCCTCTCGTCATTTGGCTCGACGCCTGCCGATGGTCGCGGCCAAACAATCGCCATCATCGACGCCTACAACGATCCGAACATCGCCTCCAATCTTGCGACGTTCGACCAAGCTTACGGCATTGCCGCTCCCGCCAGTTTGAAGATCGTCAACCAAAGCGGCGGCACGAGCCTGCCGGGGACCGATCCGCAGCAAGGTTGGGAAGGGGAAACCGCGCTCGATGTTGAATGGGCGCATGCGATCGCTCCGGGCGCGAATATCCTGCTCGTCGAAGCGAATAGCGCCTCGGATACCGACTTGTTCGCGGCGGTCAATTATGCCCGAAACGCTGCCGGCGTGTCGGTCATCTCGATGAGCTGGGGTAGCGACGACAACGCTAGCTACGCCTCTTACGATCAGAACCTCAGCGACACCTATCTTGTCACGCCCAGCGGACATCAAGGGATCACGTTTGTCGCCTCATCGGGAGACGACGGGCATCCGAACTTCCCGGCCGAGTCGCCCAATGTGCTGGCGGTCGGCGGAACGGATCTGTATCTGACCTCCAGCGGCGCGATCACCAACGAAACGGCCTGGACGCCAACCACCAGCGGCGGCCAGACCTGGAGCGGCGGCGGCGGCATTAGTCAGGAGTTCCCGGGCCGCAAAGTGCCCGACGTCGCTTACAACGCCGGCGTCGGCATTGCCGTTTACGACACGTTCGGCCCTGATCACGGCTGGGTGTCGATCGGCGGGACCAGCGCAGGTGCCCCGCAATGGGCAGCACTCGTGGCCATTGCCGACGAAGGGCGCGCTTTATCCGGCTTGACAACGCTCAACGGCGCCACGCAAACCCTGGCCGCCATTTATGCGGCCTCCGCCTCTGATTTCCACGACATCACCCAAGGTAGCACCCAGTTCCAGTCGGCCGGGCCCGGCTACGATCTGGCCACTGGTCGCGGCAGCCCGGTCGCCAATTTGCTCATTCCTTTCTTGGCCAGCTACGGCGGCAGCGGCACGACGGGAGGTGGCGGGACGACGGTTACTGCTCCTGCCGCACCAACTAATTTCACGGCGCAAGCGATTTCGACGACGCAGGTGAGCCTCAGTTGGTCTGCGTCGACGGGGGCGACCGGCTACAGCGTCTACGAGCTGGAAAGCGGTCAGGCGGTGCTGATAAGCAGCCTCGGCTCGGGCACCACCTCGCTCACCGTTGGCAACCTGTCGGCCGGCACGACGTATTCGTTCGAG
This window encodes:
- a CDS encoding fibronectin type III domain-containing protein, with the protein product MEALEPRQLLTASGFKPDHFYIPLAGTSTSSGYTPAQIRTAYGFNSLSSFGSTPADGRGQTIAIIDAYNDPNIASNLATFDQAYGIAAPASLKIVNQSGGTSLPGTDPQQGWEGETALDVEWAHAIAPGANILLVEANSASDTDLFAAVNYARNAAGVSVISMSWGSDDNASYASYDQNLSDTYLVTPSGHQGITFVASSGDDGHPNFPAESPNVLAVGGTDLYLTSSGAITNETAWTPTTSGGQTWSGGGGISQEFPGRKVPDVAYNAGVGIAVYDTFGPDHGWVSIGGTSAGAPQWAALVAIADEGRALSGLTTLNGATQTLAAIYAASASDFHDITQGSTQFQSAGPGYDLATGRGSPVANLLIPFLASYGGSGTTGGGGTTVTAPAAPTNFTAQAISTTQVSLSWSASTGATGYSVYELESGQAVLISSLGSGTTSLTVGNLSAGTTYSFEVAASNSAGSNTTGWVQVTTQTPAATVTTPTGVHATATSSTVAQVSWNSVAGATGYVVYEWNGFTGVQVASVGSGTTSVGVSGQSPGATEYFYVTASNSTSSASSGWVSVVMPAAQAVSAPTNVVASATSTTTGTVSWTASAGATGYAIYYWNGSRAVLLGTVSGSATSVSITGMNPGTTYYFYVAAFNSTSSAASGWASLTTPAAGSAAALDAFFAESATQQSRSWWFD